A region from the Agarivorans sp. Alg241-V36 genome encodes:
- a CDS encoding DUF1295 domain-containing protein produces MTTQVEQQAASTQVRHFINAHKIATPFVVLGLMYVYDFWGVLAWVYLALHGTYCALWMIKEYSFRDKRFEQDIHPVAGGIFVFGMLGAYWLAPYIIISEQLSAPAWLMAFAASVTIIGIFFHFVSDAHKHAVLSIKKGLITTGLFSRTRNPNYFGEMLIYAGFAMLAQHWVPLLALAYWWTFFVRNMLKKDQSISRYPEFADWKKRSGLLLPKLL; encoded by the coding sequence ATGACAACTCAAGTGGAACAACAAGCCGCTAGTACACAAGTAAGGCACTTTATTAATGCCCATAAAATTGCCACTCCGTTTGTAGTGCTGGGATTAATGTACGTTTATGATTTTTGGGGCGTATTAGCTTGGGTATACTTAGCCTTGCATGGTACTTATTGTGCGCTCTGGATGATCAAGGAATACAGCTTTCGTGATAAGCGATTTGAGCAAGATATTCACCCAGTGGCTGGCGGTATTTTTGTTTTTGGCATGTTGGGAGCCTACTGGCTCGCCCCATATATTATTATTTCTGAACAACTTAGCGCACCCGCTTGGCTAATGGCCTTTGCTGCTAGCGTCACCATTATTGGCATCTTCTTTCACTTTGTTAGCGATGCCCACAAGCATGCGGTGTTAAGCATTAAAAAAGGCTTAATTACAACGGGCTTATTCAGCCGAACGCGTAACCCTAATTACTTTGGTGAAATGCTAATTTATGCCGGCTTTGCCATGTTAGCTCAACACTGGGTACCCTTATTAGCATTGGCGTATTGGTGGACTTTCTTTGTACGAAACATGCTTAAAAAAGACCAATCTATTTCTCGCTATCCAGAGTTCGCCGACTGGAAGAAACGCAGTGGTTTATTGCTGCCAAAGCTTCTTTAA
- the arsJ gene encoding organoarsenical effux MFS transporter ArsJ, translated as MIKALPQQLKQYLLVTFNYWNFTITDGALRMLVVLYFHQLGYSAIAIAMLFLFYEFFGVVTNLIGGWLGARIGLNHTMNIGLAMQIIALLALGLPSQYLSIPLVMAAQALSGIAKDLNKMSAKSSIKGLVSGDQQHSLYKWVAILTGSKNALKGFGFFLGGALLNLIGFQLSMIAMAAVLFVVLLLSLKLLEKDLGKAKNKPKFSQIFSKSPQINILAAARLFLFAARDVWFVVALPVYLGASLNWSHIETGTFMAAWVIAYGVVQGLAPKITGSQSGKVPGRGAALIWALLLSVITGILAYLVQLGWQPQATIIVGLMLFGIAFAINSSLHSYLVVSYASEDGVSMDVGFYYMANAMGRLVGTVLSGVVFQMAGLAACLWASFAMLAICCVISVALPKGSEGQAV; from the coding sequence ATGATAAAAGCACTACCCCAACAGCTAAAACAGTACCTATTAGTTACCTTTAACTATTGGAACTTCACCATTACCGACGGCGCATTGCGCATGTTAGTGGTGCTGTATTTTCACCAGCTAGGTTACTCGGCTATTGCCATTGCCATGCTGTTTTTGTTTTACGAGTTTTTTGGGGTAGTGACCAACTTAATTGGTGGTTGGTTAGGCGCACGTATTGGCCTAAACCACACCATGAATATTGGCCTAGCCATGCAAATCATAGCCTTACTGGCGCTGGGTTTGCCTAGCCAATATTTAAGTATTCCTTTGGTAATGGCGGCGCAGGCGCTGTCGGGCATTGCTAAAGACTTAAACAAAATGAGCGCTAAAAGCTCGATTAAAGGTTTGGTGAGTGGCGACCAGCAACACAGCCTATACAAGTGGGTGGCCATTCTTACTGGCTCTAAAAATGCCCTTAAAGGCTTTGGCTTTTTCTTAGGCGGTGCGCTGCTAAATTTAATCGGCTTTCAACTGTCGATGATAGCCATGGCGGCAGTATTGTTTGTAGTGCTGCTATTAAGCTTAAAGCTGCTGGAAAAAGACTTAGGCAAAGCCAAAAACAAACCTAAGTTCTCGCAAATATTCTCTAAAAGCCCGCAAATCAATATTTTGGCAGCAGCACGTTTATTCTTATTTGCTGCCCGCGATGTTTGGTTTGTGGTCGCGCTACCAGTGTATTTAGGCGCCAGTTTAAACTGGTCGCACATCGAAACCGGCACCTTTATGGCCGCGTGGGTGATCGCCTACGGCGTAGTGCAAGGCTTAGCTCCCAAAATCACCGGCAGCCAATCGGGCAAAGTGCCCGGCCGAGGCGCAGCCTTAATTTGGGCATTATTGCTTAGCGTTATTACCGGCATCCTCGCCTACTTAGTGCAACTAGGCTGGCAGCCACAGGCCACCATTATTGTAGGTTTAATGCTATTTGGCATCGCCTTTGCCATTAACTCCTCGCTGCACTCTTACCTGGTAGTGAGTTATGCCAGCGAAGACGGCGTATCTATGGACGTAGGTTTTTACTACATGGCCAACGCCATGGGGCGATTAGTAGGAACGGTATTGTCGGGCGTAGTATTTCAAATGGCCGGCCTAGCCGCCTGTTTATGGGCAAGCTTTGCCATGTTAGCGATATGCTGCGTGATTAGTGTAGCGCTGCCAAAAGGGAGTGAGGGGCAAGCTGTCTAA
- a CDS encoding linear amide C-N hydrolase yields MNKTLIALTIAASTFGLMQTANACTTAAYHNGEAQVTMRTMDWNGYDNATVVGKGRGINNSYSETNGVSTKAKYAAIKIESFGHATVAEGINEKGLEARILYLGTDAGTQFQQDTAELPNVDAGEVPNFVLDNFATVAEAIAGLESVEVIPTGITGIPGHEDEAIYPPVHFQLVDASGEVAVVEYIGGEMKVYSEHGASYMSNDPAFDYHLTLDKEQVEPNATIRAADRRLRAKITTEDLYQRNVTNSQQALISMKATQAASFSGYNQHDPYFDNATFPTLWTVFTDRTNKTLMLDRAHTFATESYSFDMFDVAAAERVVLGENPTPNASFTNELAK; encoded by the coding sequence ATGAACAAGACACTTATCGCACTTACCATCGCAGCAAGCACTTTCGGCCTTATGCAAACCGCAAACGCCTGTACTACTGCCGCTTATCATAATGGCGAAGCACAAGTAACCATGCGCACCATGGACTGGAACGGTTACGACAACGCTACCGTAGTAGGCAAAGGCCGTGGCATAAACAATAGCTACAGCGAAACCAACGGCGTAAGCACTAAAGCAAAATACGCCGCGATTAAAATTGAATCATTTGGCCATGCCACCGTTGCCGAAGGCATCAATGAAAAAGGCCTAGAAGCACGTATTTTATACCTAGGCACAGACGCAGGAACCCAGTTCCAGCAAGACACCGCCGAGCTACCCAATGTAGATGCAGGCGAAGTACCTAACTTTGTATTAGACAACTTTGCCACCGTAGCAGAGGCCATAGCAGGGCTAGAATCAGTAGAAGTTATTCCAACCGGCATCACTGGCATTCCTGGCCACGAAGACGAAGCTATTTACCCACCGGTGCATTTTCAACTGGTAGATGCCTCAGGTGAAGTCGCAGTAGTGGAATACATTGGCGGCGAAATGAAAGTGTATAGCGAGCATGGCGCTAGCTACATGAGTAACGACCCAGCCTTTGACTACCACCTAACCTTAGACAAAGAACAAGTTGAGCCAAACGCCACTATTCGCGCTGCCGACCGCCGTTTACGTGCCAAAATTACTACCGAAGATCTGTACCAGCGCAACGTGACTAACAGCCAACAAGCGCTAATCTCAATGAAGGCGACCCAAGCTGCCTCATTCTCTGGCTACAACCAACATGACCCGTACTTTGACAACGCCACTTTTCCAACCCTATGGACAGTATTTACCGACCGCACCAACAAAACCTTAATGTTGGATCGCGCCCATACCTTTGCTACAGAAAGCTACAGCTTCGATATGTTTGATGTAGCAGCCGCTGAGAGAGTGGTACTAGGTGAAAATCCAACGCCAAATGCGAGCTTTACTAACGAATTAGCGAAATAA
- a CDS encoding nucleotidyltransferase family protein, translated as MDEIVQLIKQDSIRVKALNCVAILGLTECYIAAGFVRNCVWDSLHNFEAFTTLNDADVVYF; from the coding sequence ATGGATGAAATTGTACAACTAATCAAGCAAGACTCAATCAGAGTGAAAGCCTTAAACTGCGTGGCAATTTTAGGCTTGACTGAATGCTATATTGCAGCTGGGTTTGTTCGAAACTGTGTTTGGGATTCGTTGCATAATTTTGAAGCATTTACGACCTTGAACGATGCCGATGTCGTCTACTTTTAA
- a CDS encoding DEAD/DEAH box helicase translates to MSFDAIGLCDELLQAVQEQGYSTPSPIQLKAIPLALSGRDLMAVADTGTGKTAGFTLPMLQLLANGTKPQPKQIRALVLTPTRELAAQVAESVKNYSQYMKLSVAAVYGGVRIEPQKAQLLEGADVLVATPGRLIDLYQQQAVSFDQLEILVLDEADRMLDLGFIDEISHIQSLLPKTRQTLLFSATFSKQIKSLAKGMLINPQLIEVANQQNKLDNIKQKLHPVDKARKTELLIHLFRKNKWSQVLVFSRTKVGADVLVTQLEKAKISAASIHANRTQHARTQVLEGFKNGSIKVLVATDIASRGIDVAQLPCVINFDLPYEAEDYVHRIGRTGRAGASGLAISLYSNDEEKRLQAIERLIGRKLEGEIIRGFSPKPKAVSHPADDDEYGNFEPDPEPQGRGKGRGGRSAKSSTKKGNKRR, encoded by the coding sequence ATGTCATTTGACGCAATAGGCTTGTGTGATGAGTTGTTACAAGCGGTGCAAGAGCAGGGTTATAGCACGCCATCTCCAATTCAGCTAAAAGCGATACCCCTAGCACTTAGCGGGCGAGATTTAATGGCTGTAGCCGACACTGGCACTGGTAAAACCGCTGGGTTCACTTTGCCTATGTTGCAGCTATTGGCAAACGGCACTAAACCACAGCCAAAACAAATTCGCGCTTTGGTGCTTACGCCAACTCGCGAGTTAGCCGCTCAAGTGGCTGAGAGTGTTAAAAACTACAGCCAATATATGAAGCTTAGCGTGGCTGCTGTTTATGGCGGTGTGAGAATCGAGCCGCAAAAAGCTCAGCTATTAGAAGGTGCCGATGTGCTGGTGGCCACGCCGGGTCGTTTAATCGATCTTTATCAACAACAAGCAGTGAGCTTTGACCAGCTAGAGATATTGGTATTGGATGAAGCCGACCGCATGTTAGATCTTGGCTTTATTGATGAGATTAGCCATATCCAATCATTACTTCCTAAAACGCGCCAAACCTTACTATTCTCCGCTACCTTTTCTAAGCAAATTAAATCGCTGGCTAAAGGCATGTTAATCAATCCGCAGTTGATTGAAGTGGCCAATCAACAAAACAAGCTAGACAACATCAAGCAAAAGCTTCACCCAGTAGATAAAGCACGTAAAACAGAACTGCTTATTCATCTGTTTAGAAAAAACAAATGGTCGCAGGTATTGGTATTTAGCCGCACTAAAGTGGGTGCCGATGTATTGGTGACTCAACTAGAAAAAGCCAAAATTAGCGCAGCATCTATTCATGCTAACCGAACCCAGCACGCGCGCACCCAAGTGCTAGAGGGCTTTAAAAACGGCAGCATTAAGGTACTGGTTGCCACCGACATTGCCTCACGCGGTATTGATGTTGCCCAGCTCCCCTGTGTGATTAACTTTGATCTTCCCTATGAGGCCGAAGACTACGTACACCGTATCGGCAGAACTGGCCGCGCTGGAGCATCGGGGTTGGCGATTTCTCTGTATAGCAACGATGAAGAAAAGCGGCTACAAGCCATAGAGCGGCTGATTGGTCGCAAGCTTGAAGGCGAAATTATTCGCGGTTTTTCTCCCAAGCCCAAAGCAGTTTCCCACCCAGCTGATGATGACGAATATGGAAACTTCGAACCCGACCCAGAGCCACAAGGCCGTGGCAAAGGGCGGGGCGGTCGCAGTGCTAAGTCATCAACTAAAAAAGGCAATAAGCGTAGGTAA